In one window of Planctomycetaceae bacterium DNA:
- a CDS encoding ATP-binding protein, producing the protein MQRIVLTGGPCSGKTTVQKVLRETFTHQLVHVPEAATILLEGGFLAPGPALPWSEAWQASFQRAVVALQYSLEEIYASTSDTAKLIVFDRGLLDGAAYTPGGVSEFQQRHRIDPKDAMQRYDVVIHLESLATADPARYGRSNNDHRFEPLEQAQRLEYAVRDAWAAHPRRIFVKGCHGVDGKVAEVCQLFREFLAE; encoded by the coding sequence ATGCAAAGAATTGTCTTAACCGGCGGGCCATGCAGCGGTAAAACGACGGTACAAAAAGTCCTTCGTGAAACATTCACGCATCAGCTTGTCCATGTACCGGAAGCCGCGACGATCCTCCTGGAAGGCGGGTTTCTTGCCCCTGGCCCCGCATTGCCGTGGAGCGAAGCTTGGCAAGCTTCATTTCAGCGTGCCGTCGTTGCGCTGCAATACTCACTCGAAGAAATCTATGCGAGCACCTCGGACACGGCGAAACTCATCGTTTTCGATCGAGGCCTCCTCGACGGGGCCGCCTACACGCCCGGCGGCGTATCGGAATTTCAACAAAGACATCGCATTGACCCGAAGGACGCCATGCAGCGATATGATGTCGTCATACATTTGGAATCGTTAGCGACCGCAGATCCCGCAAGGTACGGAAGGTCGAACAACGACCATCGGTTTGAGCCGCTTGAGCAAGCACAGCGACTAGAATACGCGGTTCGCGACGCCTGGGCCGCTCATCCTCGCCGTATCTTTGTGAAAGGGTGTCATGGAGTTGACGGGAAAGTCGCGGAAGTATGCCAGTTGTTTCGCGAATTTCTGGCTGAGTGA
- a CDS encoding VIT domain-containing protein, with protein sequence MTNSVATYDVSRSGWDDEDGELGSLQSASGCLPLQELDIQATVDDLFSEVAVHQVFVNSARESVEATYVFPLPSRAAVTRFTMRVAGRVVESELQEREAARKAYQQAILDGYRSSIAEQERPNVFTLRVGNLPPGERVKIELGLIMPIDVSEGIGEFRFPLVVAPRYVSGMPLDRMDVGWGEVHDTNEVPDASRVTPPVFLPGYPNPVRLSLGVTFSRAAISPSITGMTEMRCSLHNVVVEEGEAVTVRLRPGERLNRDFILRFPVAGESVKTSLVASRCGEGHPGVFALTVVPPKRDESIARRFCDIVFVVDRSGSMNGWKMVAARRAVGRMVDALEDNDRFHLLAFDDRIESFSRPGELMPARNKQRWEAVEWIGKITARGGTEISTALSRALKCFDGHDLSRRQIIVVVTDGQVAGEDRVLEQLRAEKNSEYVQLFPVGIDQSVNDAFLWRLAEQFHGACELVESEQALDDALGRIQRILAPPVLTDLRIEMLQGVSVPGSLVPSRKVTLFAGRPVTLMGRFQPAEENRLAIRLHGTDPGGHSWSMDVEARSPDEKAHKSLLGLWGRGKIRQLEDRVSIGNDQEALHNQIVATSLECHVLSRFTAMVAVDRSESVNGGGLNRVLVQPVELPGGWEKCGPPTMSARSTPNTNTNVRMSLDSLYSYRGLSLFAEVKPPRRTNTITVFTNRETSETLARVIQVIRRGLQLSATEVELRCDGSTAELTFRQNEKHSSRPVQQHSQPLTLEEAKLLVEAIRIMIEVPIAKRFHTEHVQSVDFELDRRTLAIDVHIPPARSQCLLRLTMIADSRCSS encoded by the coding sequence ATGACGAATTCAGTTGCAACGTACGATGTAAGCCGCTCTGGCTGGGATGATGAAGATGGTGAGCTGGGCTCACTTCAGTCTGCAAGTGGATGCTTGCCGCTCCAGGAACTCGACATCCAGGCGACGGTAGACGATTTATTCTCAGAGGTCGCAGTGCACCAGGTGTTCGTCAATTCCGCCCGGGAGTCGGTCGAAGCGACCTATGTCTTTCCGCTGCCGTCGAGAGCTGCTGTTACGCGTTTCACGATGCGCGTTGCCGGCCGCGTTGTCGAATCGGAATTGCAAGAACGCGAAGCGGCCCGCAAGGCTTACCAGCAAGCAATTCTGGATGGATATCGTTCGTCAATCGCCGAGCAGGAACGACCAAATGTGTTTACCCTTCGGGTCGGAAACCTACCCCCTGGCGAACGCGTGAAGATCGAACTCGGTCTGATCATGCCAATTGACGTCTCGGAAGGGATTGGCGAATTCCGGTTTCCCCTCGTCGTTGCGCCTCGATATGTTTCCGGCATGCCCCTCGATCGAATGGACGTTGGCTGGGGAGAAGTCCATGATACGAACGAAGTCCCGGACGCATCGCGGGTAACTCCGCCCGTCTTTCTGCCGGGATATCCCAATCCGGTCCGTCTTTCCCTGGGGGTTACGTTCTCTCGTGCGGCAATTTCCCCGTCCATCACTGGCATGACGGAAATGAGATGCAGCTTACACAACGTGGTCGTGGAGGAAGGGGAGGCGGTCACGGTCCGGTTGCGGCCGGGAGAGCGTTTGAACCGTGATTTCATCCTCCGCTTTCCGGTCGCAGGTGAATCGGTGAAGACCTCGTTGGTCGCTAGCCGTTGCGGAGAGGGCCACCCTGGCGTGTTCGCCCTGACGGTGGTCCCGCCGAAACGGGATGAATCGATCGCACGGCGATTCTGCGATATCGTGTTCGTGGTCGATCGCTCCGGTAGTATGAACGGTTGGAAGATGGTAGCTGCTCGGCGAGCCGTGGGCCGCATGGTCGACGCGTTGGAAGACAACGATCGTTTCCATTTACTGGCCTTTGACGACAGGATTGAGAGCTTCTCCAGACCAGGGGAACTCATGCCGGCAAGGAACAAGCAGCGCTGGGAGGCGGTCGAGTGGATCGGCAAGATCACAGCTCGAGGGGGCACGGAAATCTCCACGGCACTTTCACGTGCGCTAAAGTGTTTCGATGGCCATGATCTGTCTCGCCGTCAGATCATCGTGGTGGTTACCGACGGTCAGGTCGCTGGCGAAGATCGCGTACTTGAACAACTTCGCGCGGAAAAGAATTCCGAATATGTTCAATTGTTTCCCGTGGGCATCGACCAATCCGTGAATGATGCGTTTCTGTGGCGACTTGCCGAGCAGTTTCACGGCGCATGTGAGTTGGTCGAATCGGAACAGGCCTTGGATGACGCGCTCGGCCGAATTCAACGAATACTCGCTCCACCGGTGTTGACCGACCTGCGGATTGAAATGCTTCAGGGAGTGTCCGTCCCCGGCAGCTTGGTTCCGTCACGCAAAGTGACACTTTTCGCAGGGCGGCCGGTGACGCTGATGGGACGTTTTCAGCCGGCAGAGGAGAATCGCCTGGCGATCCGCTTGCACGGCACCGATCCAGGAGGCCACTCATGGTCTATGGATGTCGAGGCACGCTCGCCAGACGAGAAGGCACATAAATCGCTGTTGGGTCTCTGGGGGCGCGGCAAGATCCGCCAACTGGAAGATCGTGTTTCCATCGGCAATGACCAGGAAGCGTTACACAATCAGATTGTGGCGACATCGCTGGAATGCCACGTACTCAGCCGCTTCACGGCGATGGTAGCGGTTGATCGCAGCGAGAGCGTTAACGGCGGAGGTTTGAATCGTGTGCTTGTTCAACCCGTTGAGTTGCCGGGAGGATGGGAAAAGTGCGGGCCTCCAACCATGTCGGCACGTTCAACGCCGAATACGAATACGAACGTTCGTATGTCGCTCGATAGTCTCTATTCGTATCGAGGTTTGTCCTTGTTCGCAGAAGTGAAACCGCCTCGACGAACAAATACGATAACGGTCTTTACCAATAGGGAGACATCTGAAACATTGGCACGTGTGATCCAGGTGATTCGCAGGGGGTTGCAGCTTTCAGCCACGGAAGTCGAATTGCGGTGCGACGGATCGACGGCCGAGTTAACATTCAGACAGAATGAGAAGCATTCAAGCCGGCCCGTTCAGCAGCATAGCCAACCGCTGACATTGGAGGAGGCAAAGCTGCTTGTCGAGGCGATTCGGATCATGATCGAAGTTCCCATTGCCAAGCGATTCCACACCGAACACGTGCAATCGGTCGACTTTGAACTGGACCGCCGAACGCTCGCCATCGATGTGCATATTCCTCCAGCCAGGAGTCAATGTCTGCTGAGATTGACTATGATCGCTGATTCGCGTTGCTCCAGTTAG
- a CDS encoding DUF4419 domain-containing protein: MLATPFSGITFRVNEVTPEGDPFEVVPSVDTINDYLQPPAWLTEEVQRNTSATLDEKQHGDLQSADLAKKSTPKIETCSRPRGELCSGMSCHLLVNVIAAACRSHRPVVLSPDMIWLTICQGVSHHVNQHSERFRKQLVDHSSEANRSPTPDSHSRFIE, encoded by the coding sequence ATGCTGGCGACTCCTTTCTCTGGTATCACCTTTCGCGTCAATGAAGTCACTCCGGAAGGCGACCCGTTCGAGGTCGTCCCGAGTGTTGACACGATCAACGACTACTTGCAGCCGCCTGCATGGCTGACCGAGGAAGTTCAGCGAAACACTTCCGCAACGCTGGACGAGAAGCAACACGGTGATCTACAGAGTGCTGATCTTGCGAAAAAGTCGACCCCAAAAATCGAGACGTGCTCTCGGCCAAGAGGTGAGCTTTGTAGTGGAATGTCTTGCCATCTCCTGGTCAATGTGATTGCGGCCGCCTGTCGATCGCATCGACCGGTTGTTTTGTCGCCAGACATGATCTGGCTGACGATCTGCCAAGGCGTCTCGCATCACGTGAACCAGCATTCCGAACGGTTTCGCAAGCAGTTGGTTGATCATTCCAGCGAAGCGAATCGAAGTCCAACACCAGATTCTCATTCCAGGTTCATCGAATAA
- a CDS encoding HEAT repeat domain-containing protein, whose amino-acid sequence MNTSRGPINSPDLNAAREELTSPDQRRRRRSAESFVAWYHEAGAVAARDALVERLADSHALTRVAACEAVLLQVPDHGHARETLQSLANHPNRAVTLRAIQAIGNLGAAACSVASTLIPYLSNEDTGLFRAAVQSLITIGANSEDVINSCLDVVQNPEFENRHSEVADAIVLAGRTASPLIIERLLFNGSSDYYLVNMLDKIHWVPMPAIDAVLNCVACKAIPYYERSRVFSWFDDPLPALQKGCEHPDRGVRNAVVEALQDLNQIGDPQKLSLLSRLVEDKDCCELIWLDSMLNMLVQSPEPSVALEAKHALDQWTNASQKTLRPLDRRFHEIKAALERDDLTESEARCMAMEIILTIENTKSIRPERPPRELLISLGKFVPIVLEAVRMWAHSGDDELEAWSASILPALEPEAPEVKAWLCQHEHHSYDDCTERAVYALGDGAAIYIDELLELMTHRGGEASAEALLKFAPDDPRIAKAVIHDACRGYLYEIKNRNFYHGPSLESLCSAWPHPLQLARSVLERNPLIAVRELEQIVDSPVGWENTKHINACRLLSERGYDRGKLVQLLGAMLPRTNFLWGPSSCAVLELLYSLGSDASPLVAELAALTIHDSPIGSNYAVQVLRAIGPKAIDSLPFVVDLLDRDDELDQDSNPVFDCSVTELRESVAEALVSVLGLSATTSDVLPRIVRNHYVRWRLSKALHSADPSNMADLLTVFCQRFIASPALVPVRNPC is encoded by the coding sequence GTGAATACTTCTCGTGGACCCATAAATAGCCCCGATCTCAACGCGGCAAGGGAAGAACTTACCAGTCCGGACCAGCGAAGGCGACGTCGCTCTGCGGAATCGTTTGTCGCCTGGTACCACGAAGCCGGCGCGGTTGCCGCGCGAGACGCACTTGTCGAGCGTCTCGCGGATAGCCACGCGTTGACGCGCGTCGCGGCTTGCGAAGCCGTTTTGCTTCAAGTCCCTGACCATGGTCACGCTCGCGAAACGCTGCAATCGCTCGCTAATCATCCCAATCGAGCCGTAACGCTTCGAGCGATTCAGGCGATTGGCAACCTTGGTGCTGCGGCGTGCAGTGTTGCAAGCACGCTGATTCCCTACCTGTCGAACGAAGATACAGGGCTTTTTCGAGCCGCCGTCCAGTCGTTGATAACGATCGGGGCGAATTCGGAGGATGTCATTAACAGTTGTCTGGACGTAGTTCAGAATCCGGAGTTCGAAAATCGTCATTCCGAAGTAGCAGACGCGATTGTGCTCGCCGGCCGAACGGCGTCTCCGCTAATTATTGAGCGGCTCCTGTTCAACGGTTCGAGCGATTACTATTTGGTCAACATGCTCGACAAGATTCACTGGGTGCCGATGCCGGCGATTGATGCCGTCTTGAACTGCGTTGCTTGTAAAGCGATTCCGTACTACGAGCGATCAAGAGTCTTTTCGTGGTTTGACGACCCACTGCCAGCACTGCAGAAGGGCTGCGAGCATCCTGATCGCGGGGTCCGCAATGCTGTCGTGGAAGCACTTCAAGACCTTAATCAAATTGGCGATCCGCAAAAGCTGTCGCTGTTGTCTCGTCTGGTGGAAGACAAAGATTGTTGCGAGCTAATTTGGCTGGATTCCATGCTCAACATGCTGGTGCAATCGCCCGAACCCAGCGTGGCGCTCGAAGCAAAACACGCCCTGGACCAATGGACCAACGCGAGCCAAAAGACACTGAGGCCGCTGGACAGGCGATTTCATGAGATCAAAGCGGCCCTCGAGCGTGATGACCTAACCGAAAGCGAAGCTCGATGCATGGCGATGGAGATCATACTCACGATTGAAAATACGAAGAGCATCAGGCCTGAGCGACCGCCGCGCGAACTCTTGATTTCGCTGGGAAAATTCGTGCCGATTGTGCTGGAGGCGGTTCGTATGTGGGCACATTCGGGTGATGACGAACTGGAGGCCTGGTCCGCGAGTATTCTGCCTGCGCTAGAACCAGAGGCTCCGGAAGTAAAAGCGTGGCTCTGCCAGCATGAACACCATTCGTACGATGATTGTACGGAGCGTGCTGTCTACGCCCTTGGGGATGGAGCGGCGATTTACATTGATGAACTGCTGGAGCTGATGACTCACCGTGGCGGAGAAGCCAGTGCGGAGGCGCTACTGAAATTTGCGCCAGACGATCCTCGTATTGCGAAGGCCGTTATCCATGACGCTTGTCGCGGCTATCTCTATGAAATCAAGAATCGAAACTTCTATCACGGTCCCTCCCTTGAGTCCCTGTGCAGCGCGTGGCCTCATCCTTTACAACTGGCAAGAAGCGTGTTGGAACGGAATCCGTTGATCGCGGTAAGGGAACTCGAACAGATTGTCGACAGCCCTGTTGGATGGGAAAACACCAAGCACATTAACGCATGTCGGTTGCTGAGCGAACGAGGATACGACCGAGGTAAGTTGGTCCAGTTGCTCGGTGCCATGTTGCCACGGACCAATTTCTTGTGGGGTCCTTCAAGTTGCGCCGTACTGGAACTGCTGTATTCGCTGGGTTCGGATGCAAGTCCTCTCGTTGCGGAACTAGCAGCACTTACGATTCACGACTCACCCATTGGTTCGAATTATGCCGTCCAGGTGTTGCGGGCCATCGGTCCTAAAGCCATTGATTCACTGCCATTCGTTGTCGATTTGCTGGATCGTGATGACGAGCTTGATCAGGATTCAAATCCGGTTTTCGACTGCTCCGTGACCGAGCTGCGCGAAAGCGTGGCCGAAGCTCTGGTTTCGGTCCTTGGCCTGTCCGCCACAACGTCCGACGTTCTCCCTCGCATCGTGCGAAACCACTATGTTCGCTGGCGATTAAGCAAGGCACTTCATTCGGCCGATCCGTCAAACATGGCGGACCTGTTGACAGTGTTTTGTCAACGGTTCATAGCGTCCCCAGCCCTGGTCCCGGTCCGAAACCCCTGTTAG
- a CDS encoding WD40 repeat domain-containing serine/threonine-protein kinase, whose amino-acid sequence MLIHSLNEPIESAMQDDNQNDIPADRESRFNRLLEEWEQRFLNTGEDLSPEQLSPQGPRELWEALRNDIESLKQFGVQFIDLPNSARAEAEPLSFVSDQYASVELVGEGGQGHVLRARDKSLDREVAVKLLKARWRWNASAQSRLEQEARITGKLEHPGVIPLYGFGYDKSGQPFYAMRYLRDERTFDRAIGQLLEMTHESERAIAFRNLLGQFSTICRTIDYAHFRGVVHRDIKPDNIMTGNFGEVFVADWGLAKMISEDELPADSEELPTDAGVTFSHASGIAGTLGYMSPEQASGGSRVGVESDVFSLGATLYHLLTGQAPFHGDSVSELLRQVQAGQFVNPRVIRPETPRALEAICLKAMSGSPGNRYATAGAIADEIERWLADEPVHAWPEPIAEQVRRWVKRRRVLVTSTFATLLVASVLLTIGAIRLDLARRAELSAKVDLAKANAGLAEQNVRLRRPQYASQIRLIESLYDLGELNDADRVLLSTDEDLRGYEWSFWKNACQQPRLLSVRARNDSLDQLGQPALTLGAISPDGSRIAAVVRNVSLMQNGYAWAIRVVDVPSRSVLWEHKTKNLVRSVSFLPDGGRLLVEAEVHPAESTISLGDALRDLHRGQKVASDEPKEASERFSPEEQPPSVELVFLVLQSADGTVLETIDQNKMASFMAEISGTSSSLDGLNLPKIAVIMAQQSSPDEASNTPEPVSFSIEEQDLGEQESDTIREQTGASRRNVQFMVKRGDSTEPVGSVMLRLPVDVRITAAALNATRTLAATALSDGSVRVWRVPDGAPFALFNSNSSEVQQLAFDAKVNAMLLWLGKSLLGDANEFFTAELPNPATIDAMPEGWPMSFDEVARVAKSANGNVIVFVTVDRSLQVWDLKGDRMLLQEALPISDGTTEYEVALQENGSRVAIVSRSVPESQTELTVIDVANRKPLWSSNAFGAPMCFAGDELIVRRIASQSMLRLDAQTGEVRGELPPWEADSPAVDISRLAYNQSQNVLVGFPKVIDHWMRRRRESDLVYSLSLGSRKITRVRSPSPGTARPVSLVRFSRDGTRAIVAYEEDSRVEIWDAQKWRIQAILDDHQGEITDLAFSHQETRVATASRDGSIKIWDVQTGSLFATVLNTNGESNGIWFVGFGKDDLEIIAGSSQGICRWNGKQRDPELN is encoded by the coding sequence ATGTTAATTCATTCGTTGAATGAACCCATCGAGTCGGCCATGCAAGACGACAATCAGAACGACATTCCTGCAGACCGGGAATCACGTTTCAACAGGCTGCTTGAGGAATGGGAACAACGCTTTCTCAATACGGGCGAAGATCTGTCGCCGGAACAGCTCAGCCCTCAGGGCCCGCGTGAACTTTGGGAGGCGCTTCGCAACGATATCGAATCATTGAAACAATTCGGTGTACAGTTTATCGATCTGCCAAATTCAGCAAGAGCCGAAGCCGAACCTCTCTCATTCGTCTCGGATCAGTACGCCAGCGTCGAACTTGTCGGAGAGGGAGGGCAAGGCCATGTCCTCCGCGCACGCGACAAAAGCCTTGATCGTGAAGTCGCCGTTAAGCTCCTGAAAGCTCGCTGGCGCTGGAACGCCTCGGCTCAAAGCCGGTTGGAGCAGGAAGCCAGGATTACTGGTAAGCTCGAACATCCCGGCGTGATTCCCCTGTACGGGTTTGGATATGACAAGAGCGGACAACCATTCTACGCGATGCGATATTTGCGTGATGAACGCACGTTTGATCGGGCGATTGGTCAGCTGCTCGAAATGACGCATGAATCGGAACGGGCGATTGCGTTCCGCAATTTACTCGGCCAGTTTTCCACCATCTGTCGAACGATCGACTATGCCCATTTCCGTGGCGTCGTCCATCGCGATATCAAGCCTGACAACATCATGACTGGCAACTTCGGTGAGGTGTTCGTCGCCGATTGGGGACTCGCCAAAATGATCAGCGAGGACGAGCTACCAGCCGACTCCGAAGAGTTGCCCACAGATGCTGGGGTGACGTTTTCCCACGCGTCAGGTATCGCGGGCACCCTGGGCTATATGAGCCCGGAACAAGCCAGCGGCGGCTCAAGAGTGGGAGTGGAAAGCGACGTTTTCAGCCTCGGCGCGACACTCTATCACCTGTTAACGGGACAAGCTCCCTTCCATGGCGATTCGGTGTCGGAACTGTTGCGGCAAGTTCAAGCAGGGCAATTTGTGAATCCGCGCGTGATTCGCCCCGAGACTCCCAGAGCACTTGAAGCGATCTGTCTCAAAGCCATGTCAGGATCTCCAGGCAATCGATACGCGACGGCAGGTGCGATCGCGGACGAGATTGAACGGTGGCTGGCCGATGAGCCGGTCCATGCCTGGCCAGAGCCAATCGCCGAGCAGGTTCGTCGTTGGGTCAAGCGGCGCCGGGTGCTGGTGACCAGCACGTTCGCCACTTTGCTTGTGGCAAGTGTGCTGCTAACGATTGGAGCGATCCGTTTGGATTTGGCACGTCGTGCGGAGCTTTCCGCGAAAGTGGATCTTGCCAAAGCAAACGCTGGTTTGGCAGAGCAGAACGTAAGACTCCGTCGTCCCCAGTATGCAAGCCAAATTCGGCTCATTGAGTCGCTGTATGACTTGGGCGAACTGAACGACGCAGACCGTGTGCTCCTGTCGACCGACGAAGATCTGCGGGGCTACGAATGGTCCTTCTGGAAGAACGCTTGTCAACAGCCACGCTTGTTATCTGTTCGAGCCCGCAACGATTCCCTGGACCAGCTAGGGCAACCCGCGCTGACGCTGGGAGCCATTTCACCGGATGGAAGTCGCATTGCCGCCGTCGTGCGAAACGTCTCACTCATGCAAAACGGTTATGCATGGGCCATTCGAGTGGTCGACGTCCCGAGTCGTTCGGTGCTCTGGGAGCACAAAACGAAGAACCTGGTACGTTCGGTTTCCTTTCTGCCAGATGGGGGCCGATTATTGGTGGAAGCGGAAGTTCATCCTGCCGAGAGCACGATTTCTCTGGGGGACGCGTTGAGGGATCTGCATCGAGGACAAAAAGTGGCGAGCGACGAGCCGAAAGAAGCGAGTGAGCGTTTCAGTCCGGAGGAACAACCACCCTCAGTGGAACTCGTCTTTCTGGTGCTGCAATCTGCGGACGGCACGGTGCTCGAAACGATCGATCAAAACAAGATGGCATCCTTCATGGCGGAGATTTCAGGTACTTCGTCCAGCTTGGATGGACTGAATCTCCCAAAGATTGCGGTTATCATGGCTCAACAGTCGTCCCCAGACGAAGCGTCCAATACACCGGAACCTGTTTCGTTTTCTATTGAAGAACAAGACCTTGGCGAGCAGGAGAGCGACACGATTCGCGAGCAAACTGGTGCTTCCCGCCGGAATGTGCAATTCATGGTGAAGCGTGGTGACTCTACCGAACCGGTAGGCAGCGTCATGTTGCGTCTTCCGGTCGATGTCCGGATTACGGCGGCTGCATTGAACGCCACGAGAACCCTGGCCGCGACGGCCCTGTCGGATGGAAGCGTTCGTGTATGGCGAGTTCCTGACGGGGCCCCATTTGCGCTGTTCAACTCGAACTCCTCCGAGGTTCAGCAGCTTGCATTCGACGCAAAAGTCAATGCCATGCTTCTCTGGTTGGGAAAATCGCTATTGGGTGACGCTAACGAATTCTTCACCGCTGAGTTGCCCAATCCAGCGACGATCGACGCAATGCCAGAGGGCTGGCCCATGTCGTTCGACGAGGTCGCAAGAGTGGCAAAGAGTGCGAATGGAAACGTGATCGTTTTCGTTACCGTGGACCGATCGCTCCAGGTGTGGGACCTGAAAGGGGATAGAATGCTTCTGCAGGAAGCACTTCCTATTAGCGACGGGACAACCGAATACGAAGTTGCGCTCCAGGAGAACGGTTCTCGCGTTGCGATTGTTTCTCGATCGGTCCCGGAGAGCCAAACCGAGTTGACGGTGATTGACGTGGCGAATCGAAAACCACTTTGGAGTTCGAACGCTTTTGGCGCGCCAATGTGCTTCGCCGGGGATGAGTTGATCGTGAGGCGAATAGCGTCGCAGTCTATGTTGCGACTGGATGCACAGACAGGCGAGGTGAGAGGAGAACTCCCGCCATGGGAAGCAGACTCGCCAGCCGTTGACATCTCACGTCTCGCCTATAACCAAAGTCAAAATGTCCTGGTAGGTTTTCCGAAGGTCATCGACCACTGGATGAGGCGTCGTAGGGAGAGCGATCTGGTATATTCGCTATCCCTGGGGTCGCGCAAAATCACGCGAGTACGATCCCCTTCTCCGGGGACCGCTCGCCCTGTGTCGCTGGTACGATTCTCTCGTGATGGAACGAGAGCGATCGTCGCGTATGAAGAAGATTCTCGCGTGGAGATCTGGGACGCGCAGAAATGGCGAATCCAGGCGATCCTCGACGACCATCAGGGGGAGATCACCGATCTGGCGTTTTCCCATCAGGAGACGCGGGTTGCGACCGCCAGCCGTGATGGTTCGATCAAAATCTGGGATGTGCAAACGGGAAGTCTCTTCGCAACGGTGCTGAACACCAACGGCGAATCAAACGGAATTTGGTTCGTCGGTTTTGGAAAAGACGATCTGGAGATCATTGCAGGCTCTAGTCAGGGAATTTGCCGCTGGAATGGAAAACAGCGAGATCCCGAGCTTAACTAA
- a CDS encoding sigma-70 family RNA polymerase sigma factor produces MNSPGSVTLMIEDCLRDIDAGDTAAFERLIDVAYDRLVEVTERIVGSMTTVNRGVRVSDVFQDSYLRLRSAMAKDNVKPKTAGEFLGLAARHIRFQVLDTLRSSQRTRADELPEGREPPGRQEAEDNREMWISFFEAFEELPEEERRVADLLWTWVEGKGNVAVPNMTQNEAAEVLGITRDRVKDLWRKARIKIARKCKDFDLTS; encoded by the coding sequence ATGAATTCGCCTGGTTCTGTAACGTTGATGATCGAAGATTGCCTGCGTGACATTGATGCCGGCGATACCGCCGCTTTCGAGCGGTTGATAGACGTCGCGTATGATCGGTTGGTGGAAGTCACCGAGAGAATCGTAGGTTCCATGACCACTGTGAATCGTGGCGTTCGGGTGAGCGACGTTTTTCAAGACTCTTATTTGCGTCTTCGCAGCGCGATGGCGAAGGACAATGTCAAGCCGAAGACCGCGGGAGAATTCCTGGGGTTGGCCGCCCGGCACATTCGTTTTCAAGTTCTTGACACACTGCGTTCCAGCCAACGCACGAGAGCTGACGAACTGCCTGAGGGACGTGAACCGCCAGGGCGTCAGGAAGCGGAAGACAACAGGGAGATGTGGATTTCATTCTTTGAGGCATTCGAAGAATTGCCGGAAGAAGAACGACGGGTCGCTGACCTGCTTTGGACGTGGGTCGAAGGCAAGGGAAACGTAGCAGTTCCCAATATGACTCAGAATGAAGCCGCGGAAGTGCTCGGCATTACTCGCGATCGGGTAAAAGACTTATGGCGGAAAGCAAGAATCAAAATTGCCCGCAAGTGCAAGGACTTTGATCTAACCTCGTAA